One Panicum virgatum strain AP13 chromosome 9K, P.virgatum_v5, whole genome shotgun sequence genomic region harbors:
- the LOC120650600 gene encoding glutamyl-tRNA reductase, chloroplastic yields MMASTTSATAAAAAFGAAATAKPRGSSSSAICPRVSTGGRRRSGVVRCDAGVETQVQAVAKAASIAALEQFKISADRYMKERSSIAVIGLSVHTAPVEMREKLAIAEELWPRAIQELTSLNHIEEAAVLSTCNRMEIYVVALSWNRGIREVIDWMSKKSGIPASELREHLFMLRDSDATRHLFEVSAGLDSLVLGEGQILAQVKQVVRSGQNSGGLGKNIDRMFKDAITAGKRVRCETNISSGAVSVSSAAVELALMKLPKTEALSASMLLIGAGKMGKLVVKHLIAKGCKKVVVVNRSVERVDAIREEMKDIEIVYRPLSEMYEAASEADVVFTSTASESPLFTKEHAEALPPISDTMGGVRLFVDISVPRNVSACVSEVSSARVYNVDDLKEVVEANKEDRLRKAMEAQTIITEELKRFEAWRDSLETVPTIKKLRSYADRIRASELEKCLQKIGDDNLTKKMRRAVEELSTGIVNKLLHGPLQHLRCDGSDSRTLDETLENMHALNRMFSLDTEKAIIEQKIKAKVEKTQN; encoded by the exons ATGATGGCGAGCACGACGTCAgcgaccgccgcggcggcggcattcgGGGCCGCAGCCACCGCCAAGCCGcgggggtcgtcgtcgtcggccatCTGCCCGAGGGTGTCCACCGGCGGCAGGAGACGCTCCGGGGTGGTGCGGTGCGACGCCGGCGTGGAGACCCAGGTGCAGgcggtggccaaggcggccagCATCGCCGCGCTCGAGCAGTTCAAGATCTCCGCCGACC GGTACATGAAGGAAAGGAGTAGCATAGCTGTGATTGGCCTCAGTGTACACACAGCACCAGTGGAGATGCGTGAAAAACTTGCGATTGCTGAGGAACTATGGCCCCGTGCTATTCAAGAACTCACTAGTCTAAACCATATTGAAGAGGCTGCTGTTCTTAGTACCTGCAATAGAATGGAAATTTATGTGGTGGCCCTGTCATGGAACCGTGGTATCAGAGAAGTAATAGACTGGATGTCAAAG AAAAGTGGCATTCCTGCTTCTGAGCTCAGGGAGCACCTGTTCATGTTGCGTGACAGTGATGCTACACGCCATCTGTTTGAGGTATCAGCTGGGCTTGACTCTTTGGTTCTCGGTGAAGGACAAATCCTTGCTCAAGTTAAGCAAGTTGTAAGGAGCGGGCAAAACAGTGGAGGCCTGGGAAAGAACATTGATAGGATGTTCAAGGATGCAATCACAGCTGGTAAGCGTGTCCGATGTGAGACCAACATATCATCTGGTGCGGTTTCTGTCAGTTCAGCTGCAGTTGAATTGGCCTTGATGAAGCTTCCAAAGACTGAAGCCCTGTCAGCTAGTATGCTGCTGATTGGTGCTGGTAAGATGGGCAAATTAGTGGTCAAGCATCTCATTGCCAAAGGATGCAAAAAGGTGGTGGTTGTGAACCGCTCGGTGGAAAGGGTGGATGCCATTCGTGAGGAGATGAAAGATATTGAGATTGTGTACAGGCCTCTCTCAGAGATGTATGAGGCTGCTTCTGAAGCTGATGTCGTGTTCACAAGCACCGCATCTGAATCCCCATTGTTCACAAAGGAGCACGCAGAGGCACTTCCCCCTATTTCTGATACTATGGGTGGTGTCCGTCTATTTGTCGACATATCTGTCCCGAGAAATGTCAGTGCATGTGTGTCTGAAGTTAGCTCGGCACGAGTATACAACGTTGATGACTTGAAAGAGGTGGTGGAAGCCAACAAGGAGGACAGGCTCAGGAAAGCAATGGAGGCGCAGACAATCATCACCGAAGAACTGAAACGGTTTGAGGCATGGAGGGACTCGTTGGAGACCGTTCCGACCATCAAGAAGTTGAGGTCATATGCTGACAGGATCCGGGCCTCAGAGCTCGAGAAGTGTCTGCAGAAGATCGGAGACGACAATCTCACCAAGAAGATGCGGAGAGCTGTTGAGGAGCTGAGCACCGGCATCGTGAACAAGCTCCTCCACGGCCCACTGCAGCATCTGAGGTGCGATGGCAGCGACAGCCGCACCCTCGACGAGACGCTTGAGAACATGCACGCCCTCAACCGGATGTTCAGCCTTGACACCGAGAAGGCGATCATCGAGCAGAAGATCAAGGCCAAGGTGGAGAAGACCCAAAATTGA